A stretch of Candidatus Symbiobacter mobilis CR DNA encodes these proteins:
- a CDS encoding peptidylprolyl isomerase, with protein MPENTTPTVALHIRNHGVITLTLDAEKAPLSVANFLRYVEKGHYDDTLFHRVIPGFMVQGGGFDPGMRQKPCDAPIANEASNGLKNQSYSVAMARTNDPHSATAQFFINVANNGFLDHKAPDASSWGYAVFGKVTEGSEVVDRIAAVRTGRRGFHEDVPVEDVVIEKAVVV; from the coding sequence ATGCCAGAAAACACCACGCCTACTGTCGCTCTCCACATCCGCAACCACGGCGTCATCACCCTCACGCTGGATGCAGAAAAAGCCCCGCTGTCGGTCGCCAATTTTTTGCGCTATGTCGAAAAGGGACACTACGACGACACCCTGTTCCACCGGGTCATTCCCGGGTTCATGGTGCAGGGCGGAGGCTTTGATCCTGGTATGCGGCAGAAACCCTGCGACGCCCCCATTGCCAACGAAGCCAGCAATGGCTTGAAAAACCAGTCGTACAGCGTGGCCATGGCGCGTACCAACGATCCCCACTCGGCCACGGCGCAGTTTTTCATCAACGTGGCGAACAATGGCTTTCTCGACCACAAGGCGCCCGATGCCTCGTCGTGGGGCTACGCCGTGTTCGGCAAGGTAACGGAAGGCAGCGAGGTCGTGGATCGCATCGCAGCCGTGCGCACAGGCCGCCGTGGGTTCCACGAAGACGTGCCGGTGGAGGATGTCGTCATCGAAAAAGCCGTCGTCGTTTGA
- a CDS encoding L,D-transpeptidase family protein, whose product MQPPNWAYGWFSQALLGSPGFWGVVRRSAYRVGFCLFLAALILAMGAADAQSKQRAPKPKPSSVQPAAAVSSSPMGAESRLLDIYRLILLGDTRTALLYATALVRDYPHFALAQLVYGDLLQARSRPMQQFGDALPPQRKAGQDALADLREEARLRSKAANERPRLMRVPSQFVHLAPEIRHAIAIDASRARLYVLENRASGMVVVANYYVTIGKMGLGKTSEGDQRTPTGVYFITGRIPSQALREEYGAGALPLNYPNPIDQRRGKTGSGIWLHGPSPKQFARAPEASDGCIVLSNPDLEQLMRTVEPRLTPVVIAPRLHWVHPRSLQSNRQDFEARLRAWSQARSHSDPEALRAFYEAVSIGPKIAPAVDADGIAPATTRQTDKLLPRAPRALSLLRWVDPEETMIVTLEEPSAKDSIFRRQYWARQGRQWFIIHESIVD is encoded by the coding sequence ATGCAACCGCCGAATTGGGCTTATGGGTGGTTCAGCCAAGCTTTGTTGGGCAGTCCGGGCTTCTGGGGCGTAGTGCGCCGCAGTGCGTACCGGGTAGGTTTCTGCCTGTTCCTCGCTGCCTTGATCTTGGCGATGGGAGCAGCAGACGCCCAAAGCAAGCAACGAGCGCCCAAGCCCAAGCCCTCGTCCGTGCAGCCTGCTGCGGCCGTGTCGTCCTCTCCGATGGGAGCGGAGTCCCGGTTACTCGACATCTATAGGCTGATTCTGCTGGGGGATACCCGCACTGCCCTGCTGTACGCGACTGCGCTGGTGCGTGACTATCCCCATTTCGCCTTGGCGCAGTTGGTGTACGGCGACCTTCTGCAAGCCCGCTCGCGCCCCATGCAGCAATTTGGCGATGCACTCCCACCACAACGCAAGGCAGGGCAAGATGCCTTGGCAGATTTGCGCGAGGAAGCGCGGTTGCGCAGTAAGGCGGCCAACGAGCGCCCACGGCTGATGCGCGTTCCCTCGCAATTTGTCCATCTGGCCCCGGAGATTCGCCATGCGATTGCGATCGATGCCTCCCGCGCACGGCTGTATGTCCTGGAAAACCGTGCGTCAGGAATGGTCGTCGTCGCCAACTACTACGTCACCATTGGAAAAATGGGGCTGGGCAAGACGAGCGAAGGCGACCAACGCACCCCCACCGGGGTGTACTTCATCACGGGGCGTATTCCTTCCCAAGCGCTGCGTGAAGAATACGGGGCCGGGGCGCTGCCGCTCAACTACCCCAACCCCATCGACCAACGCCGGGGCAAGACGGGTAGCGGCATCTGGCTCCATGGCCCCTCGCCCAAACAATTTGCCCGTGCGCCAGAGGCCAGCGACGGCTGCATCGTCCTCTCGAACCCAGATTTGGAGCAACTGATGCGAACGGTCGAGCCACGGCTCACCCCGGTGGTTATCGCTCCCCGGCTGCACTGGGTGCATCCCCGTTCTCTGCAGTCGAACCGTCAAGATTTCGAAGCCAGACTGCGGGCGTGGTCTCAGGCGCGTAGCCATTCTGACCCGGAAGCACTGCGGGCGTTCTACGAAGCGGTGTCCATCGGCCCCAAGATTGCCCCTGCGGTAGATGCTGACGGAATTGCGCCAGCGACAACCCGACAAACTGACAAACTCCTACCCCGTGCGCCACGCGCCCTGTCGTTGCTGCGCTGGGTTGATCCAGAAGAAACCATGATCGTCACCCTCGAAGAACCGTCTGCCAAAGACAGCATCTTCCGTCGCCAGTACTGGGCACGCCAAGGCCGACAGTGGTTCATCATTCACGAAAGCATCGTGGATTAA
- a CDS encoding tetratricopeptide repeat protein → MPNRSLLPKVFLRSLALSVSLCAGLCASSVVLADDYADASQLVRANKFAEAMVKVDKVLATKPNDPQMRFLKGVIQRNQGRHADAIATFTKLTEDFPELPEPYNNLAVLYAGQAQYDKARIALEMAIRTNPSYATAHENLGDVYARLASQAYNKALQLDSGNLVVPPKLALIREVFKPNLGNTRPAPEPAPVAVTASASAPTPSPIPAPTPALAPNRPMSASAPATLSVPTSVPALVPAAPKPVDVAAAPKAPTVATTPGAPAANPTQAVEQAVMAWAQAWSAKDINAYLASYAPDAVPTGKGPRSTWEQERRDRILGKKSIHVQISKLQVKVQGDTAQAHFRQAYRGDDLSVSSSKTLGLRKVGAQWLIVSETSGR, encoded by the coding sequence ATGCCCAATCGCTCTTTGCTCCCCAAAGTTTTTTTGCGCTCGCTGGCCCTATCTGTCAGCCTGTGCGCCGGTCTATGTGCCAGCTCGGTCGTGCTGGCGGACGACTACGCCGATGCCAGCCAGTTGGTTCGCGCCAACAAATTTGCCGAAGCGATGGTCAAAGTGGACAAGGTGCTCGCCACCAAGCCCAACGACCCCCAAATGCGCTTCCTCAAGGGGGTGATTCAGCGTAACCAAGGCAGACATGCCGACGCCATCGCCACCTTCACCAAATTGACGGAAGACTTTCCCGAGTTGCCTGAGCCGTACAACAACCTCGCCGTGCTCTATGCAGGGCAGGCACAGTACGACAAGGCGCGCATCGCGCTGGAAATGGCGATTCGTACCAACCCCAGCTACGCGACTGCGCACGAGAACCTGGGCGACGTATACGCCCGGCTTGCATCACAGGCCTACAACAAGGCCTTGCAGCTTGACAGCGGCAACCTCGTCGTTCCGCCCAAGCTGGCGTTGATTCGCGAAGTGTTCAAACCCAATCTGGGCAATACCCGTCCCGCCCCAGAACCAGCGCCAGTTGCGGTGACTGCTTCGGCCTCCGCTCCGACTCCTTCTCCTATCCCCGCTCCCACCCCTGCTCTGGCCCCCAACCGCCCGATGTCTGCTTCGGCGCCAGCCACGCTATCGGTACCTACCTCGGTACCGGCATTGGTTCCCGCTGCGCCCAAGCCTGTGGACGTTGCGGCTGCGCCTAAGGCTCCCACCGTTGCTACCACTCCTGGGGCGCCGGCTGCCAATCCAACGCAGGCCGTCGAGCAAGCCGTGATGGCATGGGCGCAGGCGTGGTCTGCCAAGGACATCAATGCCTACTTGGCCAGCTATGCGCCGGATGCCGTGCCCACCGGCAAAGGCCCTCGCTCTACCTGGGAACAGGAGCGCCGTGACCGCATCCTGGGCAAGAAGTCCATCCATGTGCAGATTTCCAAGCTCCAGGTCAAGGTACAGGGCGACACGGCGCAAGCACACTTCCGCCAAGCCTACCGTGGGGACGACCTCTCTGTCTCCAGCAGCAAGACTTTGGGACTGCGCAAAGTTGGCGCGCAGTGGCTCATCGTGAGCGAGACCTCCGGGCGTTGA
- the cysS gene encoding cysteine--tRNA ligase has product MGLHLYNSLTRSLEPFVPQRPGHVSMYVCGMTVYDLCHLGHARSMVAFDVIRRWLQESGYCVTFVRNITDIDDKILRRAAGNGESLRTLTDRMIAAMHEDADALGVLRPTEEPRATEYVPAMQALIGRLQEQGFAYRSADGDMHYAVRRFAGYGRLSGKSLAELRAGERVGINDNKADPLDFVLWKSAKDSDPAEARWDSPFGVGRPGWHIECSAMCASLLGQTIDIHGGGVDLQFPHHDNEIAQSEAAHGVPLARYWLHNGFVTLGQEKMSKSLGNVSTIRDILQHVDAETLRFFLLRSHYRSDVAFTGASLDDARLALRRLYGALAAVPVDAAPAEASTACIASMASIDGQEPYAARFRKAMDQDFGTPEAVAVLFDLASEVHRSHCPRLAGLLRSLGGCLGILQQEPASYLQGGAAVDRADIEARIAQRAQAKASKDFAWADRIRAELLAQGIALRDTPSGTTWESVSRLG; this is encoded by the coding sequence ATGGGTCTCCACCTCTATAACTCCCTTACCCGCAGCCTCGAACCTTTCGTGCCGCAACGTCCCGGGCATGTCTCCATGTACGTCTGCGGCATGACGGTCTACGACCTCTGCCACCTTGGCCATGCGCGGTCCATGGTTGCTTTCGACGTGATTCGCCGCTGGCTCCAGGAAAGTGGGTACTGCGTTACTTTCGTTCGCAATATCACCGACATCGACGACAAAATTTTGCGTCGCGCTGCGGGAAACGGGGAGTCCCTGCGCACGCTTACCGACCGGATGATCGCCGCGATGCACGAGGATGCCGATGCGCTGGGTGTGCTCCGCCCCACCGAGGAACCCCGCGCCACCGAGTACGTCCCCGCGATGCAGGCACTGATTGGCCGCTTGCAAGAGCAAGGTTTCGCCTATCGCAGCGCTGATGGCGATATGCACTACGCAGTGCGTCGCTTTGCCGGTTATGGCCGACTGAGCGGGAAAAGCCTGGCCGAACTGCGGGCGGGGGAACGGGTCGGCATCAATGACAACAAGGCAGATCCTCTCGACTTCGTCTTGTGGAAATCCGCCAAGGACAGCGACCCCGCCGAAGCGCGGTGGGATAGCCCTTTTGGCGTAGGGCGCCCGGGTTGGCATATCGAATGTTCGGCGATGTGTGCGTCCCTGCTGGGGCAGACTATCGACATTCACGGTGGCGGCGTGGACTTGCAGTTCCCTCACCATGACAACGAAATCGCCCAAAGCGAGGCAGCCCATGGCGTTCCTTTGGCGCGGTACTGGCTGCACAACGGCTTCGTCACCCTGGGGCAGGAAAAGATGTCCAAAAGCCTGGGCAATGTGTCGACGATCCGGGACATCCTGCAGCACGTCGATGCTGAGACGCTGCGATTTTTCCTGCTGCGTTCGCACTACCGCAGCGATGTGGCGTTCACTGGCGCGTCGCTCGACGATGCGCGGCTGGCTTTGCGGCGGCTGTACGGCGCCTTGGCCGCAGTGCCGGTCGATGCAGCTCCCGCCGAAGCATCTACCGCATGTATTGCATCCATGGCATCCATCGATGGGCAAGAGCCTTATGCCGCCCGTTTTCGCAAAGCCATGGATCAAGACTTTGGCACCCCGGAAGCCGTAGCGGTGTTGTTCGATCTGGCCAGCGAAGTACACCGCAGCCACTGCCCACGGCTGGCAGGGCTATTGCGGTCTTTGGGAGGATGCCTGGGCATCCTGCAACAGGAGCCCGCCTCGTATTTGCAAGGTGGCGCTGCGGTGGATCGCGCAGACATCGAAGCCCGCATCGCCCAGCGCGCCCAAGCCAAGGCAAGCAAGGACTTTGCATGGGCCGACCGGATCCGCGCCGAGTTGCTCGCGCAAGGCATCGCGCTGCGGGACACCCCGTCGGGAACGACCTGGGAATCTGTCTCCCGCTTGGGTTGA
- a CDS encoding DNA-3-methyladenine glycosylase family protein, with translation MAATPWSPEDSGAETPAYWNEACVYLAERDPILGRWIATYGLARLRSRNDAFATLARSIVGQQISVKAAQSVWDRLLGQMQPASPQALLALSTDTLRSVGMSARKVEYLRDLARHCIEGKVHTAAWAGMDDEAIIKELVAIRGIGRWTAEMFLIFHLMRPDVLPLDDIGLLRGISQNYLDGAAIARRQALDIASRWAPYRSVATWYIWRSLDPIPVEY, from the coding sequence ATGGCCGCAACCCCCTGGTCGCCCGAAGACAGTGGCGCCGAGACCCCTGCCTACTGGAACGAGGCCTGCGTCTACCTTGCCGAGCGCGATCCCATCCTCGGGCGGTGGATCGCCACGTATGGGCTTGCGCGGCTACGCAGCCGCAACGACGCCTTTGCCACCCTGGCGCGCAGCATCGTGGGGCAGCAAATCTCGGTCAAGGCTGCCCAGTCGGTATGGGATCGATTGCTTGGTCAGATGCAGCCCGCATCGCCCCAAGCATTGCTCGCCTTATCGACGGACACCTTGCGCTCTGTTGGCATGAGTGCCCGCAAAGTCGAATATTTGCGCGATTTGGCTCGGCATTGCATCGAAGGCAAGGTGCATACCGCTGCGTGGGCGGGCATGGACGACGAAGCGATCATCAAGGAGCTGGTCGCGATTCGCGGAATCGGTCGCTGGACTGCCGAGATGTTCCTGATCTTCCACCTGATGCGCCCGGATGTGCTGCCGCTCGACGATATCGGGCTGTTGCGGGGAATCAGCCAGAACTACCTGGATGGCGCTGCGATTGCGCGTCGCCAAGCCCTGGATATTGCCAGCCGGTGGGCGCCATACCGTTCCGTAGCCACTTGGTATATTTGGCGATCGCTGGATCCCATTCCCGTCGAATATTGA
- a CDS encoding acetyl-CoA carboxylase carboxyltransferase subunit alpha: protein MAKKTFLDFETPIADLENKIEELRYVQSESAVDISAEIDQLARKSQQLTKDIYSNLTPWQITKIARHAERPYTLDYVAEIFTHFVELHGDRHFADDLSIIGGLARFHGMPCVIIGQQKGRDTRERSVRNFGMSKPEGYRKALRLMKTAEKFRLPVFTFVDTPGAYPGIDAEERCQSEAIGRNIYEMTQLRVPVIVTIIGEGGSGGALAISVGDQVLMLQYSIYSVISPEGCASILWKTSDKAQDAADALGITAHRLKALGLIDKIVNEPVGGAHRDPKQMATFLKRALAEALRQVNDLDPQALLERRYARLQSYGRFTELKPGTASA, encoded by the coding sequence GTGGCAAAAAAAACTTTTCTGGACTTTGAAACCCCCATTGCCGACTTGGAAAACAAGATCGAAGAACTGCGCTACGTCCAGTCCGAATCTGCTGTCGACATTTCTGCGGAAATCGATCAACTGGCGCGCAAGAGCCAGCAGCTCACCAAGGATATTTACAGCAACCTGACTCCGTGGCAGATCACCAAGATTGCCCGCCACGCTGAGCGGCCCTACACCCTGGACTATGTGGCCGAGATCTTTACGCACTTCGTCGAGCTGCATGGGGATCGGCATTTCGCGGATGACCTGAGCATCATCGGTGGCCTGGCCCGCTTCCATGGAATGCCGTGCGTAATCATCGGGCAGCAGAAGGGGCGCGATACCCGAGAACGCTCGGTCCGCAATTTCGGGATGAGCAAGCCTGAGGGCTATCGCAAGGCCTTGCGGCTGATGAAAACGGCAGAAAAATTCCGCCTGCCAGTCTTCACCTTCGTCGACACGCCTGGGGCGTACCCCGGTATCGATGCTGAAGAGCGTTGCCAGTCCGAAGCCATTGGTCGCAACATCTACGAGATGACACAGTTGCGGGTTCCGGTGATCGTCACGATCATCGGGGAGGGTGGTTCCGGCGGGGCACTGGCGATTTCCGTCGGCGACCAAGTGTTGATGCTCCAGTATTCGATCTATTCGGTCATCAGCCCGGAAGGGTGCGCGTCGATCCTCTGGAAAACCTCGGACAAGGCGCAGGACGCAGCCGATGCCTTGGGCATCACCGCGCACCGGCTCAAGGCGCTGGGGTTGATCGACAAGATCGTCAACGAACCCGTTGGCGGCGCGCACCGTGACCCCAAGCAAATGGCGACGTTCCTCAAGCGGGCGTTGGCGGAGGCACTGCGGCAGGTCAACGATCTCGACCCGCAGGCGCTGTTGGAACGGCGCTATGCCCGCTTGCAAAGCTACGGACGATTTACCGAACTCAAGCCCGGTACTGCGAGTGCCTGA
- the tilS gene encoding tRNA lysidine(34) synthetase TilS: MPEWGHRHCSVEQALDVFAPALPLAVACSAGADSTALLWACAQRWPGQVCAFHVDHGLQPAASVFAQHCAQLCTRLGVPLHLRAVDARKLPGQSPEDAARRARYWAFASMVEQIRQQGGVVASIALAQHANDQIETLLLALARGAGLRGLSAMPRTWVRDGIAYHRPWLDVSRQDIRRWLAGQGVTFVEDPSNDDPSFLRNRIRQQVLPALTQCMPQCLHTFARSSAHCAQAQQLLDDLAAMDLEQVGVPPRITALQTLATHRQANVLRHWLATCHGVIPSAAQLDELLRQIAHCRTRGHAVHLKVATGHCQRQGDALHWYNIPTPTH, encoded by the coding sequence GTGCCTGAGTGGGGGCACCGGCACTGCTCCGTGGAGCAGGCGCTGGATGTTTTTGCTCCTGCGCTGCCACTGGCTGTAGCGTGCAGCGCCGGTGCCGATTCCACCGCGTTGCTCTGGGCTTGTGCGCAACGTTGGCCTGGGCAGGTGTGTGCCTTCCATGTCGACCATGGGTTGCAGCCTGCGGCGTCGGTTTTTGCGCAGCACTGTGCGCAGTTGTGTACACGGCTTGGCGTTCCGCTGCACTTGCGTGCCGTGGATGCCCGCAAACTCCCCGGCCAAAGCCCAGAAGATGCCGCACGGCGAGCGCGTTATTGGGCGTTTGCTTCCATGGTGGAGCAGATTCGTCAGCAGGGTGGAGTGGTTGCATCAATCGCTCTGGCCCAACACGCGAACGACCAGATCGAAACCCTGCTGCTGGCGCTGGCGCGTGGCGCGGGCCTGCGGGGCCTGAGCGCCATGCCTCGAACCTGGGTGCGAGACGGCATCGCATACCACCGCCCCTGGCTCGACGTGTCCCGGCAAGACATTCGGCGCTGGCTGGCAGGACAGGGCGTCACGTTCGTCGAAGACCCCAGCAATGACGATCCATCTTTTCTGCGCAACCGCATCCGGCAGCAAGTTCTCCCCGCATTGACGCAGTGCATGCCGCAGTGCCTTCACACCTTTGCCCGGAGCAGCGCGCACTGTGCACAAGCGCAGCAGCTCCTCGACGATCTGGCAGCGATGGATTTGGAGCAAGTCGGCGTGCCACCTCGCATCACTGCCCTGCAAACATTGGCTACGCACCGCCAAGCCAATGTATTGCGGCATTGGCTGGCCACCTGCCACGGCGTCATCCCCAGCGCTGCCCAGCTCGACGAGCTGTTGCGCCAAATCGCACACTGCCGTACTCGTGGCCATGCGGTCCATCTCAAGGTGGCAACGGGGCATTGCCAGCGTCAGGGGGATGCACTGCATTGGTACAATATACCCACTCCAACTCATTGA
- a CDS encoding aspartate kinase has product MSLIVHKYGGTSMGSTERIRQVALRVAKWVRAGHRMVVVPSAMSGETNRLLALAQELSPQALTPAYYRELDMLAATGEQVSSALLAIALQALGLQSVSYAGWQVPIRTDSAYTKARIESIDDARLRADLDAGKVVIVTGFQGLDEGGNVTTLGRGGSDTSAVAVAAAMKADECLIYTDVDGVYTTDPRVVPEARRLHTLSFEEMLEMASLGSKVLQIRSVEFAGKYKVRLRVLSSFTPWDIDIDEEANSGTLITFEEDHTMEQAIVSGIAFNRDESKISVLGVPDKPGIAYQILGPVADANVEVDMIIQNISKEGKADFSFTVHRNDHPKTMELLRNQVVPKLGAMDVIGDTKICKVSIVGIGMRSHAGVARKMFQALSEEGINIQMISTSEIKTSVVLDEKYLELAVRALHKAFGLEAEPA; this is encoded by the coding sequence ATGTCTTTGATCGTACACAAATACGGTGGTACTTCGATGGGGTCTACCGAACGGATTCGCCAGGTGGCGCTGCGCGTTGCCAAATGGGTGCGCGCCGGGCATCGCATGGTTGTCGTCCCTTCGGCGATGAGCGGGGAAACCAACCGTCTGCTTGCGCTGGCGCAGGAACTATCCCCCCAGGCATTGACTCCTGCGTACTACCGGGAACTGGACATGCTTGCCGCCACGGGAGAGCAGGTATCCAGCGCTTTGCTGGCCATTGCGCTGCAAGCGTTGGGGCTGCAATCGGTCAGCTACGCAGGGTGGCAGGTGCCCATTCGTACGGATAGCGCATACACCAAGGCGCGGATCGAGTCCATCGACGACGCACGGCTGCGAGCCGACCTTGATGCGGGCAAAGTCGTGATCGTCACGGGCTTCCAGGGGTTAGACGAGGGCGGCAATGTCACCACGCTGGGGCGCGGTGGTTCCGACACCTCTGCCGTCGCCGTGGCGGCTGCGATGAAGGCCGACGAGTGCCTGATTTACACCGATGTCGATGGCGTCTACACCACCGACCCCCGCGTCGTTCCCGAGGCCCGCCGTCTGCACACCCTCAGCTTCGAGGAAATGCTGGAGATGGCGTCCTTGGGTTCCAAAGTCTTGCAAATTCGCTCGGTCGAATTTGCGGGGAAATACAAGGTGCGGCTGCGCGTGTTGTCGAGCTTCACCCCGTGGGATATCGACATCGACGAAGAAGCCAACTCCGGCACATTGATCACTTTTGAGGAAGACCACACCATGGAGCAAGCCATCGTTTCGGGCATCGCTTTCAACCGCGACGAATCCAAAATTTCCGTTCTGGGGGTGCCAGACAAGCCAGGCATCGCTTACCAAATCCTCGGCCCTGTCGCGGATGCCAATGTCGAAGTGGACATGATCATCCAGAACATCAGCAAGGAGGGCAAAGCCGACTTCAGCTTCACCGTCCACCGCAACGACCATCCCAAGACGATGGAGTTGTTGCGCAACCAAGTCGTCCCCAAGCTCGGAGCGATGGACGTGATCGGCGATACCAAAATCTGCAAGGTCTCGATCGTCGGAATCGGCATGCGCAGCCATGCTGGGGTGGCACGCAAGATGTTCCAGGCGCTCAGCGAAGAAGGGATCAACATCCAGATGATCTCGACGAGCGAGATCAAAACTTCCGTCGTCCTCGATGAAAAGTACCTGGAATTGGCCGTGCGCGCTCTGCACAAGGCCTTCGGTCTTGAAGCCGAGCCTGCCTAA
- a CDS encoding barstar family protein — protein sequence MPLDSSPICVPSSLRIEALLASLRPNVVQSIQAYRVHELEEVARTAGHRFLRANLATAQSKQEVFDVLCQQFGLGATACKNFDALHDSLSDGTLKTAGYLGFIIVLEHLPCHAKFDKEAREQLLDTFRDAAEHWGEKKVPFRCFYSFSVALPAAGARGADADADAPAAARLLDVSLHALRMSSPFNPNLWS from the coding sequence ATGCCTCTGGATTCCTCCCCCATCTGCGTTCCTTCCTCCCTCCGCATTGAAGCCCTGCTGGCTAGCCTTCGACCGAACGTTGTCCAGTCGATCCAGGCTTACCGGGTGCATGAGCTTGAAGAGGTTGCCAGGACGGCGGGTCATCGCTTCCTCCGCGCCAATCTTGCGACTGCGCAAAGCAAGCAAGAAGTTTTCGACGTCCTTTGTCAGCAATTTGGGCTGGGCGCGACGGCATGCAAGAATTTCGATGCCTTGCATGACAGCCTCAGCGACGGCACGCTCAAGACGGCCGGCTACCTCGGGTTCATCATCGTGTTGGAGCATCTTCCTTGTCATGCGAAATTCGACAAGGAAGCACGTGAGCAACTGCTGGACACCTTCCGGGACGCCGCAGAACACTGGGGCGAGAAAAAGGTGCCCTTCCGCTGCTTCTATTCCTTTTCCGTCGCGCTGCCCGCTGCAGGCGCACGGGGCGCGGATGCCGATGCCGATGCACCGGCGGCTGCCCGCCTACTGGATGTGTCTTTGCATGCACTGCGGATGAGCAGCCCTTTCAACCCGAACCTTTGGTCGTAG
- the rsmA gene encoding 16S rRNA (adenine(1518)-N(6)/adenine(1519)-N(6))-dimethyltransferase RsmA, translating to MTKVPGSLSGSCNPPHSCRGHIARKRFGQHFLVDGAVVDAIVDAIDPQPGEYLVEIGPGLGALSEPIAERALGLTVVEIDRDLAQRLRSSQPRWHVVEADVLQVDFTAMAQSAQGDGKNLRIVGNLPYNLSSPILFHLLRHIDAIQDQHCMLQREVVERMVAVPCTAEYSRLSVMLQAHYEIERLLDVAPESFYPPPRVHSAVVRMIPLPNRPPPAQQEALEALLRVAFAQRRKILRHGLGTWLTANGVQAPINLQRRAEEIGVEEYLALAQQVASSPGFATTKGSG from the coding sequence ATGACGAAGGTTCCGGGATCCCTGTCGGGGTCGTGCAATCCGCCTCATTCTTGCCGGGGACACATCGCACGCAAGCGCTTCGGCCAGCACTTTCTGGTCGATGGCGCAGTGGTCGATGCCATCGTCGATGCCATTGATCCCCAACCTGGGGAATACCTCGTCGAAATCGGCCCCGGGCTTGGTGCCCTGTCCGAACCCATCGCCGAACGTGCTCTGGGGCTGACCGTCGTCGAAATCGACCGGGACCTGGCGCAGCGTTTGCGGTCGTCGCAGCCGAGGTGGCACGTCGTCGAAGCCGATGTGTTGCAGGTGGACTTCACGGCCATGGCGCAATCGGCGCAAGGCGATGGAAAGAACTTGCGCATCGTGGGCAATCTGCCCTACAACCTGTCCTCACCAATCCTTTTTCATCTGTTGCGTCACATTGATGCCATCCAGGATCAGCACTGCATGTTGCAGCGGGAAGTCGTCGAACGGATGGTGGCTGTGCCATGCACTGCGGAGTACTCCCGCCTGAGCGTAATGCTGCAAGCGCACTACGAGATCGAGCGATTGCTCGACGTGGCTCCAGAGAGTTTCTACCCGCCACCACGGGTACACAGCGCCGTGGTACGCATGATCCCACTACCCAACCGCCCGCCGCCCGCACAACAGGAAGCCCTGGAAGCCCTCTTGCGCGTGGCTTTTGCCCAGCGCCGCAAGATCTTGCGGCATGGCCTGGGAACATGGCTGACGGCAAACGGCGTGCAGGCCCCAATCAACCTGCAACGCCGGGCGGAAGAGATTGGCGTGGAGGAATACCTGGCTCTCGCGCAGCAGGTAGCGAGCAGCCCAGGTTTTGCTACGACCAAAGGTTCGGGTTGA